From a region of the Campylobacter showae genome:
- a CDS encoding DEAD/DEAH box helicase, with protein sequence MKFDEKDRINLKKIGVTTLLDLALKLPKSFEDTSLAAAPKDGYVSVAVEIKSAYRQGGMLHAVCWCEAWGQSVKIVIFNAKPWHHGAFKVGKSVFVSGKCAYAYGSWQLTNPKIVTKINEIIPKYKLSLRDDSFKNLIQKYVNLPNLIEAGLAPKEARFLLDLHRGDEKSVAMLEALVREKAGEEVLKFVEIYNYLKKLNVKKTHFKAPKIKLFDISEWLKNLPFAPTDDQLNAIADLRADFSSEEAVRRVVMGDVGSGKTLVMLAAALSVYPGPALIMAPTSILAEQIYAEAARLLPDFMRILLVKSGDKPEFDGVNLIIGTHVLLYQSLPAAPLVMIDEQHRFGSNQREKINALASGGLGQETQLDGAEGESSGKFDSGERANSTATEPEKRNKQTKAANETRAHVVQFSATPIPRTLSMIQSSFAEFSFLKQMPFEKHIHMQILQSANFGELLTHIKSQIAKGKQVAVIYPLVESSENSNYQGLEEAQGFWRTNFTNVYVTHGKDKEKEQVLREFRERGDVLLSTTVVEVGISLPQLSTIVIVGAERLGLASLHQLRGRVGRNGGSGFCFLFTKLKNPPSRLREFCETLDGFKIAEIDLKNRQSGDILNGAFQHGATFEYYDYEEEITQAAKDRLGI encoded by the coding sequence ATGAAATTTGATGAAAAAGACAGAATCAATCTAAAAAAAATCGGCGTAACCACTCTGCTCGATCTAGCACTTAAGCTTCCTAAAAGCTTCGAGGATACGAGTCTAGCCGCCGCACCAAAAGACGGGTACGTGAGCGTCGCCGTGGAGATAAAAAGCGCGTATCGCCAAGGCGGAATGCTGCACGCCGTATGCTGGTGTGAGGCGTGGGGGCAAAGCGTAAAGATCGTGATTTTTAACGCCAAACCTTGGCATCACGGCGCTTTTAAGGTCGGCAAAAGCGTATTTGTAAGCGGCAAATGCGCCTACGCCTACGGCTCGTGGCAGCTAACAAATCCAAAAATTGTCACGAAAATAAACGAAATCATACCCAAATACAAGCTTTCTCTCAGAGACGATTCGTTTAAAAATTTGATCCAAAAATACGTAAATTTGCCAAATTTGATCGAGGCGGGACTCGCGCCTAAGGAGGCTCGGTTTTTGCTAGATCTGCACAGAGGAGACGAAAAAAGCGTGGCGATGCTAGAGGCTCTCGTGCGAGAAAAAGCTGGTGAAGAGGTGCTAAAATTCGTCGAAATTTACAACTACCTAAAAAAGCTAAACGTCAAAAAAACGCATTTTAAAGCGCCTAAAATCAAGCTTTTTGATATCTCGGAGTGGCTTAAAAATTTGCCGTTTGCGCCCACGGATGACCAACTAAATGCCATCGCTGATCTGCGTGCGGACTTTAGCAGCGAGGAGGCGGTGCGGCGCGTCGTGATGGGCGATGTGGGTAGCGGCAAGACACTTGTTATGCTAGCTGCCGCGCTTAGCGTCTATCCCGGCCCTGCGCTCATCATGGCGCCCACGTCGATACTGGCCGAGCAAATTTACGCCGAGGCGGCGCGTTTGCTGCCTGATTTTATGCGAATTTTGCTTGTTAAAAGCGGCGACAAGCCTGAATTTGACGGCGTAAATCTCATCATCGGCACGCATGTTTTGCTCTATCAAAGCTTGCCCGCCGCGCCTTTAGTTATGATAGACGAGCAGCACCGTTTCGGCTCAAATCAGCGCGAGAAAATCAACGCTCTAGCTAGCGGAGGGCTTGGGCAAGAGACGCAACTTGACGGGGCGGAGGGCGAATCTAGCGGTAAATTTGACAGCGGCGAGCGGGCAAATTCGACCGCAACCGAGCCCGAAAAAAGAAATAAACAAACAAAAGCGGCGAATGAGACCAGAGCTCACGTGGTGCAGTTTTCGGCGACGCCGATCCCGCGCACGCTAAGCATGATACAAAGCAGCTTCGCGGAGTTTAGTTTTCTAAAGCAGATGCCTTTTGAAAAGCACATCCATATGCAAATTTTACAAAGCGCGAACTTTGGCGAGCTACTGACGCATATCAAATCGCAAATCGCCAAAGGCAAGCAGGTTGCCGTGATCTATCCGCTGGTTGAGAGCAGCGAAAACTCGAACTATCAGGGACTAGAGGAAGCGCAGGGGTTTTGGCGGACAAATTTTACAAATGTCTACGTCACGCACGGCAAGGACAAAGAAAAGGAGCAGGTGCTGCGCGAATTTCGCGAGCGCGGAGACGTGCTACTCTCGACGACGGTTGTTGAGGTCGGTATCTCGCTGCCGCAGCTTAGCACGATCGTGATCGTGGGCGCAGAGAGGCTAGGACTAGCGAGCCTGCACCAGCTGCGCGGGCGCGTAGGGCGAAACGGCGGGAGCGGATTTTGCTTTTTGTTTACAAAGCTCAAAAATCCGCCGTCGCGTTTGAGGGAGTTTTGCGAGACGCTGGACGGCTTTAAGATCGCCGAGATAGACCTCAAAAATCGCCAAAGCGGCGACATCCTAAACGGCGCGTTTCAACACGGTGCAACGTTTGAATACTACGACTACGAAGAGGAAATCACGCAAGCGGCGAAGGATAGGCTTGGGATTTAG
- a CDS encoding M16 family metallopeptidase, translating to MKIINLKAANLQIPTVYEASKTLPAVSLKLIFKVAGTCAEEKAGLAKFVAKIFDEGTLSKGAAGFAKELETRAISLYASAGFETFAFELNCLKEHFSFALAKLKELLEEPNLSQKSFEKVRTLTLGEISSNESDYDYLARVALNGLLYPGTNLARPSIGTKQSVESITLDDVKNFISSKLDLANLFVVLGGEVAPGELNLDEILSSLKHGEARKLKLLKTDEKCGEKAIIKPSEQAYIYFGAPFDVSREERYKAKIATFILGEGGFGSRLMEEIRVKRGLAYSAYARSEFALSHSQIWGYLQTKNESRSEAVAVVKDEFAKFVKNGVKAGELAQAKRFLLGSQPLRQETLFNRLNIAQSEFYNGFKLGNFKDELEKISKLKLAELNAFIAEHAEIEKLSFAVLYNEI from the coding sequence ATGAAAATCATAAATTTAAAAGCCGCAAATTTACAAATCCCTACCGTTTACGAGGCTAGTAAAACCCTGCCCGCGGTGAGCCTAAAGCTTATTTTTAAGGTTGCCGGAACTTGCGCGGAGGAGAAGGCCGGACTTGCTAAATTCGTCGCGAAAATTTTCGACGAAGGCACGCTAAGCAAGGGTGCGGCAGGCTTTGCCAAAGAGCTTGAAACGCGCGCGATCAGCCTTTACGCGAGCGCGGGATTTGAGACGTTTGCGTTTGAGCTAAACTGCCTAAAGGAGCACTTTTCTTTTGCGCTTGCTAAGCTAAAAGAGCTTTTAGAGGAGCCGAATTTAAGTCAAAAAAGCTTTGAAAAGGTTCGAACTCTGACTCTGGGCGAGATATCTAGCAATGAAAGCGACTACGACTATCTAGCTAGAGTCGCGCTAAACGGACTACTCTATCCCGGTACGAATCTAGCAAGACCTAGCATCGGCACGAAGCAAAGCGTGGAGAGTATCACGCTAGACGACGTTAAAAACTTCATCTCTAGCAAGCTTGATCTAGCAAATTTATTTGTAGTGCTCGGCGGCGAAGTGGCGCCGGGGGAGCTAAATTTGGACGAAATTTTAAGCTCGCTAAAGCATGGCGAAGCGCGCAAGCTAAAACTACTAAAAACAGATGAAAAATGCGGCGAAAAAGCCATCATCAAGCCTAGCGAGCAAGCCTATATTTACTTTGGCGCGCCTTTTGACGTTTCCCGTGAGGAGCGGTATAAGGCCAAGATAGCGACGTTTATTTTGGGCGAGGGCGGCTTTGGCAGTAGGCTGATGGAGGAGATCCGCGTGAAGCGAGGGCTAGCGTATTCGGCGTATGCTAGGAGCGAATTTGCGCTGAGCCACTCGCAAATTTGGGGTTATCTACAAACCAAAAATGAGAGCAGAAGCGAGGCGGTCGCAGTCGTAAAAGACGAATTTGCAAAATTCGTCAAAAACGGCGTAAAGGCTGGCGAGCTAGCGCAGGCTAAAAGATTTTTGCTAGGCTCGCAGCCGCTACGCCAAGAGACGCTTTTTAACCGCCTAAACATCGCTCAGAGCGAGTTTTATAACGGCTTTAAACTAGGAAATTTTAAAGACGAGCTAGAAAAAATCTCGAAGCTAAAGCTTGCCGAGCTAAACGCGTTTATCGCGGAGCACGCGGAGATAGAAAAGCTCAGTTTTGCCGTGCTTTACAATGAAATTTGA